The following are encoded together in the Candida orthopsilosis Co 90-125, chromosome 5 draft sequence genome:
- a CDS encoding Gds1 mitochondrial protein: MALTDRRPMALSTNTPVSSPTFNPNTLGITNRKTKTRNNSLPLHPTEKADINNEDKFEEDAIEAGEGEENLRMDKYLESNAREDDDNDHDQDHEKEFQGDDDNNNDDDDDDDDDDDDKHSIASDLGKMGLANGSETSSTSRSTSPDSVLDKNKSVTRESTPPTTTSTPPSSQSDTTEKATTTKKIKKAKPISRAPIATGISTAIPVTGEKPKPIQKGDASLEDDVLYAIFVILYERDPQGHGFTVKQICDVLTEEHPQIANLSTKTSNLVSAKLNAYVKRVEKGDTSLKYAISRDWADASPKRMVYVYRGLLAPGFEVVAKKLTDELKQQRGEEKAQAADNKGKVDNVDGDGDAVDIKSSSGPASPKSGKKNVKELPPYTDDSLQAGKQATLAKPRRQTMFDLGVTKNSFFENGSGFDKTNLFVPYASAPVTAALTSDLNSMTTSTVSGGTSDMMDLDVEADVEEEEDDDFANVFADTDDDDMDDDYSMIETMRKNGKRSKSMSYLSLTKKTKVLTAAAAAPRASRAPSSHSPNAAAAAAALHAAALRAISRSSNSNNNAKTNASCSESATSSPVTGSLCSNKKWLSVIRSGFLSQDIGAPEDTSLSDIEKFFT; the protein is encoded by the coding sequence ATGGCATTAACCGATAGACGTCCTATGGCTTTATCTACAAATACGCCAGTATCTTCACCTACTTTTAATCCAAACACTTTGGGTATCACCAACAGGAAAACTAAAACTAGAAACAACAGCTTACCATTACATCCTACTGAAAAAGCagatatcaacaatgaagataaatttgaagaagatgcaaTTGAGGCTGGAGAGGGTGAAGAAAACCTTCGTATGGACAAATATCTAGAATCCAACGCGAGAGAGGATGACGACAACGATCATGATCAGGATCATGAGAAAGAATTTCAAGGAGATGATGATAACAATAAcgacgacgacgacgacgacgacgacgacgatgatgataagCACTCAATTGCTTCTGATTTAGGGAAAATGGGTCTTGCCAATGGCTCTgaaacttcttcaacatcaagaaGCACTTCTCCCGATTCAGTTTTGGATAAAAACAAATCCGTCACTAGAGAATCTACACCACCAACGacaacttcaacaccaCCTTCATCGCAGAGTGATACAACTGAAAAAGCCACCACTAccaaaaagatcaaaaaggCCAAACCTATTTCAAGAGCACCAATCGCCACTGGTATCTCTACTGCTATTCCAGTTACTGGAgaaaaaccaaaaccaaTACAAAAAGGTGATGCATCATTAGAAGATGACGTTTTGTATGCCATTTTTGTTATTCTTTATGAAAGAGATCCACAAGGGCATGGATTCACCGTTAAACAAATCTGTGATGTCTTAACCGAAGAACACCCACAAATTgccaatttatcaacaaagacTTCGAATTTAGTTAGTGCCAAATTAAACGCCTACGTcaaaagagttgaaaaGGGAGATACTAGCTTGAAGTATGCCATTTCTCGTGATTGGGCCGATGCTTCACCAAAGAGAATGGTTTACGTTTATCGTGGATTATTGGCGCCTGGATTTGAAGTTGTAGCTAAGAAATTAACTGATGAATTAAAGCAACAAAGAGGTGAAGAAAAAGCTCAAGCTGCCGACAACAAGGGCAAAGTTGATAATGTTGATGGCGATGGTGACGCTGTTGACATCAAATCGTCATCTGGTCCTGCTTCACCCAAATCGGGGAAAAAGAATGTTAAGGAGTTACCTCCATACACTGATGATTCTCTCCAAGCTGGTAAACAAGCTACTTTAGCCAAACCAAGAAGACAAACTATGTTTGACTTGGGGGTCACCAAGAattcattttttgaaaatggatcCGGGTTTGACAAGACAAACTTGTTTGTCCCTTATGCTTCCGCTCCAGTGACTGCTGCGTTAACCAGTGATCTCAATAGTATGACAACCTCGACTGTCCTGGGAGGAACATCTGATATGATGGATCTTGATGTCGAAGCCGATgttgaggaagaagaagatgatgattttgccaatgtGTTTGCCGATACcgacgatgatgatatgGACGATGATtattcaatgattgaaaCCATGCGTAAGAATGGTAAACGATCAAAATCGATGTCGTATTTGTCATTGACGAAAAAGACCAAAGTGTTGACTGCTGCTGCCGCGGCTCCAAGAGCTTCTCGAGCACCGAGCTCACATAGTCCTAATGCTGCTGCCGCCGCTGCTGCTTTACATGCTGCTGCACTTAGAGCTATCTCAAGATCGTCTAACAGCAATAACAACGCTAAGACCAATGCTTCCTGTTCCGAGAGTGCTACCTCTTCACCAGTTACTGGCTCTCTCTGttcaaacaaaaagtgGTTGAGTGTTATCAGATCAGGTTTCTTAAGCCAAGATATTGGTGCTCCAGAAGACACCAGTTTATCAGACATTGAGAAATTCTTTACCTAG
- a CDS encoding Cdc24 GDP-GTP exchange factor, translating into MRLSTIQLLVYFVCSIQASSVFFPNSFNDCTPPTKPVCTVNEVYCDNNSNNPQYSNANFNAAFVVSEAEKNADGSYNVVGNYQAAQSDQLFNNFAQNVDQIYISGTGVNDATIYSQSTNNPVNNPFKWSAKFRCQPQIKFGKCCIPDGLKLYYKFKQGGAGGAVLNTVFGQQQLSYYNTNPLSGDAQLYDPNNLFNQQLSFHKRDEEADVDQRTELSKRTSNGLLNLLISCTNKHQGIKQFCWDC; encoded by the coding sequence ATGAGACTTTCAACAATCCAGTTGTTAGTCTATTTTGTGTGCTCAATACAAGCCTCCCTGGttttctttccaaattcattcaatgattGCACCCCACCAACAAAACCTGTCTGCACGGTAAATGAAGTTTACTGCGACAACAACTCCAACAATCCACAATATAGTAACGCCAATTTTAATGCCGCTTTTGTTGTGTCTGAAGCTGAAAAGAATGCTGATGGTAGTTATAATGTTGTTGGTAATTATCAAGCTGCTCAATCAGACCAATTGTTTAACAATTTTGCACAGAACGTTGATCAAATCTACATTAGCGGAACAGGTGTCAATGATGCAACTATTTACAGTCAATCAACCAACAACCCAGTCAACAATCCTTTCAAATGGTCAGCCAAATTTCGCTGTCAACCGCAGATTAAATTTGGCAAGTGCTGTATTCCGGATGGTTTGAAACTCTACTATAAATTTAAACAAGGTGGTGCAGGGGGTGCAGTGTTGAATACGGTTTTTggacaacaacaactaaGCTACTACAATACCAACCCTTTATCTGGGGACGCTCAACTATATGATCCcaacaatttgttcaatcaacaattgtcgTTTCACAAGAGAGACGAAGAAGCTGATGTCGACCAGAGAACTGAATTGAGTAAAAGGACCTCAAATGGGTTGctcaatttattgattaGCTGCACTAATAAGCACCAAGGAATTAAGCAATTCTGTTGGGATTGTG